The following are encoded together in the Robertmurraya sp. FSL R5-0851 genome:
- the trhA gene encoding PAQR family membrane homeostasis protein TrhA, with product MLSYIREPINGLTHLAGAILSFIALLALVIKASITTSSALAITSVIIFGLSMILLYSASATYHMVVAKDSVIAFLRRLDHSMIFILIAGTYTPFCLISLNGLTGWVLFSIIVFAALCGVLFKMIWFSCPRWLSTIIYIVMGWMVIFVASPLAEILSSTGLFLLVLGGIFYTVGGIIYGAKPKFLQSRFMGFHEIFHIFIMLGSTSHFLCVYMYVL from the coding sequence ATGCTTTCTTATATTAGAGAACCTATCAACGGTCTAACCCATTTAGCAGGAGCCATCCTTTCGTTTATCGCCCTCTTAGCGTTGGTAATTAAAGCTTCCATAACCACAAGCTCTGCTTTGGCGATTACGTCTGTTATCATTTTTGGGTTAAGTATGATATTACTTTATTCAGCTTCAGCCACCTACCACATGGTTGTTGCAAAAGATTCAGTCATTGCTTTTCTACGTAGGCTTGATCACTCGATGATTTTTATTCTCATTGCAGGAACATATACTCCTTTTTGTTTAATTAGTTTGAACGGTTTAACCGGCTGGGTCCTGTTTTCTATTATCGTATTTGCTGCTCTTTGCGGTGTGTTATTTAAAATGATTTGGTTTAGTTGTCCTCGTTGGTTATCAACAATCATCTATATTGTGATGGGTTGGATGGTTATCTTTGTTGCTTCTCCTCTTGCAGAGATTTTGAGCAGCACTGGTTTATTTCTGCTCGTTTTAGGAGGAATTTTTTATACAGTAGGTGGTATTATTTACGGAGCAAAACCTAAATTTCTTCAATCGCGTTTTATGGGGTTTCATGAAATTTTTCATATTTTCATCATGCTCGGATCCACCTCCCACTTCCTATGCGTATATATGTATGTACTATAA
- a CDS encoding DUF1836 domain-containing protein translates to MKHLDELIDELGLQQQITMDDIPAIDLYMDQVIQLFDQKFNDTKRNKDEKLLTKTMINNYAKDKLFIPIKNKKYSKEHLILISLIFQLKGGLSINDIKTTLVGLNDGIQSDNLDLEKFYTSYLNLAMKNVTSFNEEVKSHWQDVMEEMEGTTEEDNLYLKKVLLVASLINISNHYRRVAEKLVDEISIK, encoded by the coding sequence ATGAAACATCTTGACGAGTTGATTGACGAACTAGGATTGCAACAACAAATTACAATGGATGACATTCCAGCGATTGATTTATATATGGATCAAGTTATCCAATTGTTTGATCAGAAATTCAATGATACGAAAAGAAATAAAGATGAGAAATTATTAACAAAAACTATGATAAACAATTACGCTAAGGATAAATTGTTTATTCCGATAAAAAATAAGAAGTATTCAAAGGAACACCTCATACTCATTAGTCTCATATTCCAGCTTAAGGGTGGCTTGTCCATTAATGATATTAAGACAACATTAGTTGGTTTGAACGACGGTATCCAATCAGATAATCTGGATTTAGAAAAATTCTATACATCCTATCTAAATTTGGCTATGAAGAATGTTACATCCTTTAATGAAGAGGTAAAATCACATTGGCAAGATGTGATGGAAGAGATGGAAGGTACCACTGAAGAAGATAATCTTTATTTAAAAAAAGTTCTCCTGGTCGCCTCATTAATTAATATTAGCAATCATTATCGACGAGTAGCTGAAAAACTTGTTGATGAAATAAGCATAAAATAA
- a CDS encoding ammonium transporter, producing the protein MDVNYLMNSLWVMVSAVLVIFMIGGFIMLEAGSTRMKNAGHIAGKTIFTFGLASLVFWAVGFGFIFGDNANFFVGLSNFFYGGAELDLALNSSVFFLFQLAFSGIAITIALGGFAERAKLSVYLIFTVLFSALVYPVVAHWIWGGGWLAEHGKQDFAGSTVVHLTGAMAAFAATILLKPRIGKYNKDGSANNIYGHNQVFTALGVLILWVGWFGFNAGSTVSVDAGFFGFVALNTNLAAGAGAVAALIISWVVLGKSDIPTILNGALAGLVAITASCAFVDTWAAVVIGFVAGILVFYSARFFEKRKIDDPIFALSVHGAAGVWGTLSTGFFATPELATVGKPGLFYGGGLEQLGVQAMGVGVSGLYAFVVSFAILAIVKKVIGGLRVTEEEEIMGLDVSEHGSYGYPEVFLTSENQKVSS; encoded by the coding sequence ATGGATGTAAACTACTTAATGAATAGTCTATGGGTAATGGTGTCGGCAGTGTTAGTTATCTTCATGATTGGTGGATTCATCATGCTAGAAGCTGGTTCCACTCGTATGAAGAACGCTGGTCATATTGCAGGTAAAACCATTTTTACATTCGGTTTAGCTTCATTAGTATTCTGGGCAGTAGGTTTTGGATTTATTTTTGGTGACAATGCTAATTTCTTTGTAGGTCTATCGAACTTTTTCTATGGTGGAGCAGAATTAGATTTAGCACTAAATTCCTCGGTATTCTTCTTATTCCAATTAGCTTTTTCAGGAATTGCCATAACAATTGCTCTTGGTGGATTTGCTGAACGTGCAAAATTATCTGTATATTTAATCTTTACAGTATTGTTCTCAGCATTAGTTTATCCGGTAGTTGCTCATTGGATCTGGGGCGGTGGCTGGTTAGCAGAACATGGTAAGCAAGACTTTGCTGGCTCAACGGTTGTTCACTTAACAGGAGCGATGGCAGCATTTGCAGCTACTATTCTATTAAAGCCTCGTATTGGCAAATATAACAAAGATGGCTCTGCAAACAATATTTATGGACACAATCAAGTATTTACAGCGTTAGGTGTTCTTATTCTTTGGGTTGGTTGGTTCGGATTCAACGCTGGTAGTACCGTATCAGTTGATGCAGGATTCTTTGGATTTGTAGCACTTAATACGAACCTGGCAGCAGGTGCTGGTGCAGTGGCAGCGTTAATTATTTCTTGGGTAGTATTAGGAAAATCAGATATTCCTACTATCTTAAATGGTGCACTTGCAGGACTGGTTGCTATTACAGCATCATGTGCATTCGTTGATACATGGGCAGCGGTTGTTATCGGATTTGTAGCTGGTATTCTAGTATTCTATAGCGCGAGATTCTTTGAAAAGCGTAAAATTGATGACCCAATCTTTGCCCTATCTGTTCACGGTGCTGCAGGGGTATGGGGAACACTTTCAACAGGGTTCTTTGCAACACCAGAATTAGCGACAGTTGGTAAGCCTGGTTTATTCTATGGCGGTGGATTAGAGCAACTTGGGGTTCAAGCAATGGGTGTGGGTGTATCTGGGCTATACGCTTTTGTAGTATCATTCGCCATCCTTGCGATTGTTAAAAAAGTAATCGGTGGCCTTCGTGTAACTGAAGAGGAAGAAATTATGGGTCTAGATGTAAGTGAACATGGTAGCTACGGATACCCAGAAGTATTTTTAACTAGTGAAAATCAAAAAGTTTCTTCATAA
- a CDS encoding DUF294 nucleotidyltransferase-like domain-containing protein yields the protein MSSYESIKLWKETHVEEYISNSESLNEFHDEIMMKVFKTASARMNIEPPCAFVWFITGSGGRFEQGLISDQDHGIIFQDDSPEAGNYFSELGKELSMGLQIVGYPLCDGKVMSSNPLWCQTAVSWNKQVVNWMEESSWVSIRNLQIFYDARKLVGKHELLFDLKNIIHEYSRSHPQFLGRLLENVKHVKKTIGPLGQIIVEEKGIHAGAIDLKYSAFIPYVNAVRLLAWKEGITETSTIGRLKELNKLGYEELSHYQENYSQLLQFRLEHLSSTASYDDSHYLYVKKLTKDNQKLIKKILKDGKKLQQYVQRMIEKGGNHGV from the coding sequence TTGAGTTCATATGAGTCAATAAAATTATGGAAAGAAACTCATGTTGAAGAGTATATATCCAATTCAGAATCTTTAAATGAATTCCACGACGAGATTATGATGAAGGTATTTAAGACTGCAAGTGCCCGAATGAATATTGAACCTCCATGTGCTTTTGTATGGTTTATTACTGGTAGCGGGGGACGATTTGAACAAGGATTAATAAGTGACCAAGATCATGGGATTATTTTTCAAGATGATAGTCCAGAGGCAGGTAATTATTTTAGTGAGTTAGGTAAGGAATTATCAATGGGATTACAAATAGTTGGATACCCATTGTGCGATGGTAAGGTAATGAGTTCAAACCCATTATGGTGTCAAACGGCTGTTAGTTGGAATAAACAGGTGGTAAATTGGATGGAGGAGAGCAGTTGGGTGTCGATTCGCAATTTGCAGATTTTCTATGATGCTAGGAAACTTGTAGGTAAGCATGAACTTCTATTCGATCTTAAAAACATTATCCACGAATACAGTCGATCCCATCCTCAATTTTTAGGACGATTATTAGAAAATGTAAAACATGTTAAAAAGACGATTGGTCCACTAGGACAGATCATTGTTGAGGAGAAGGGAATACATGCTGGAGCTATTGATTTGAAGTATTCTGCTTTTATACCATATGTGAATGCAGTTCGGCTATTAGCATGGAAAGAAGGGATAACCGAGACTAGTACAATAGGTAGATTAAAAGAGCTTAATAAATTAGGGTATGAGGAGTTATCTCATTATCAGGAGAACTATTCGCAGCTTCTTCAGTTTCGCTTAGAACACCTTTCTTCTACAGCTTCATATGATGATTCCCACTACTTGTATGTAAAAAAACTTACGAAAGACAATCAAAAACTAATTAAAAAGATACTGAAAGATGGAAAGAAGCTGCAGCAATACGTTCAGAGAATGATTGAAAAGGGTGGAAATCATGGCGTTTGA
- a CDS encoding exonuclease domain-containing protein has protein sequence MAFEPFIHFVRGIQGKLGTNVYSGLQGQNGQHVAFLRQMQKELNSDNALLIPLSELEVTVFDLETTGFFPEKGDEILSIGAIKTKGAHVKEADSFYSLVQYDKELPILVKELTGLSEEELRSAPPLSNVLLDFYHFARGTPLVAHHSNHEKNFLQAANWKQFKAPQKHRIIDTSFLSRIADPELTQNKLEDICERYGIEVVDRHHALGDAKLTAVLWCIFIENVQEKGYETLQDIYNLMAKL, from the coding sequence ATGGCGTTTGAACCATTTATTCATTTTGTGAGAGGAATCCAGGGGAAACTGGGGACAAATGTATATAGTGGCTTACAGGGACAAAACGGTCAGCATGTTGCCTTTTTGCGTCAGATGCAAAAAGAATTAAATTCAGACAATGCCTTACTGATTCCGTTGTCGGAGTTAGAGGTGACAGTTTTTGACCTTGAAACAACAGGTTTCTTTCCTGAAAAAGGGGATGAAATTTTGTCTATTGGTGCTATAAAGACAAAAGGAGCGCATGTGAAAGAAGCTGATTCCTTTTATTCTTTAGTTCAATACGATAAAGAACTTCCGATCCTGGTGAAAGAGTTAACAGGGCTTTCAGAAGAGGAACTAAGGAGTGCGCCTCCTTTGTCAAATGTTCTACTGGATTTTTATCACTTTGCTAGAGGAACGCCACTTGTTGCACACCATTCAAATCATGAAAAAAACTTCTTGCAAGCAGCGAATTGGAAACAATTCAAAGCTCCTCAAAAACATCGCATCATTGATACGTCATTCCTATCAAGAATTGCCGATCCAGAATTAACTCAAAACAAGCTTGAGGATATTTGCGAGCGGTATGGGATAGAAGTAGTGGATAGACATCATGCGCTGGGAGATGCTAAATTGACCGCTGTACTGTGGTGTATTTTTATTGAAAACGTTCAGGAAAAGGGATATGAGACTCTTCAAGATATATATAATCTTATGGCAAAATTGTAA
- a CDS encoding homoserine dehydrogenase, giving the protein METVKVVLLGFGTVGSGVYDSILHTHQEKLEHVIGKKVEIVGILVKSEKERQLPRNIIVTTKIDEILALPKIDYVFEAIVGIEPAYSYTKLFLDRGCHVISANKELLANRGEELTDYALNKGKFLTFEAAVAGGIPLLRTIIQLLQVNGILVLEGILNGTSNYILSKMRNEKLSFGECLQEAQQLGYAEANPESDISGRDAFYKQMILSSLIYHEQPDWEKVERIGIEQVALEDLALGEVHGLRLKLLASLKRVDEGIKATVKPTFVSSEHPLYNVEGVDNGIVIKTDLVGTLMLQGPGAGSKATASAMIEDLVQIEQQKQPLQKVHRYSYQNQNEKENNASIQLAVFPLQNKEEWLRLKAVINENSKHVNILQEVVKELGGSIYGSFLYEGELESVKLPVLFKRYPVSPIGLKRDQLNVVNSF; this is encoded by the coding sequence ATGGAAACGGTGAAAGTTGTTCTTTTAGGGTTTGGTACGGTTGGATCAGGTGTGTATGATTCCATCCTTCATACACATCAGGAGAAGCTGGAACATGTTATTGGTAAGAAGGTTGAAATTGTCGGTATATTAGTGAAGTCGGAAAAGGAACGGCAACTTCCTCGAAATATTATTGTAACTACAAAGATTGACGAAATCTTAGCTCTCCCCAAAATAGACTATGTGTTCGAAGCGATTGTTGGTATTGAACCAGCGTATTCCTATACAAAGTTATTTTTAGATCGGGGCTGTCATGTGATAAGTGCAAACAAGGAATTGCTTGCCAATCGTGGTGAGGAGCTCACGGATTATGCTTTAAATAAAGGTAAGTTTTTAACTTTTGAGGCAGCTGTTGCAGGAGGGATTCCTTTACTTAGAACGATTATTCAGCTTCTTCAAGTGAATGGAATTTTAGTTCTAGAGGGTATATTAAATGGAACGAGTAACTACATTCTATCGAAAATGAGAAATGAGAAATTGAGCTTTGGAGAATGCCTGCAAGAGGCACAGCAACTCGGATACGCAGAGGCTAATCCGGAAAGTGATATTTCTGGTAGAGATGCTTTCTATAAGCAAATGATTTTAAGTAGTTTAATCTACCATGAGCAACCCGACTGGGAAAAGGTTGAAAGAATTGGGATTGAACAAGTCGCTTTAGAAGATCTAGCCTTAGGTGAGGTACATGGATTAAGGCTAAAGCTGCTGGCCTCTTTGAAAAGAGTGGACGAGGGAATCAAGGCAACCGTAAAGCCTACGTTTGTAAGCTCTGAACATCCTCTTTACAATGTGGAGGGGGTAGACAATGGCATAGTTATAAAAACGGATTTGGTTGGAACTCTTATGCTTCAAGGACCAGGAGCTGGTTCAAAGGCTACTGCAAGTGCTATGATTGAAGATTTGGTACAAATTGAACAACAAAAACAGCCCTTGCAAAAAGTACATCGATATAGCTATCAAAATCAAAATGAAAAGGAGAATAATGCAAGTATTCAATTAGCTGTATTTCCACTGCAAAACAAGGAGGAATGGCTACGCTTAAAAGCGGTTATAAATGAAAATTCAAAGCATGTAAATATACTTCAAGAAGTGGTTAAAGAGCTTGGTGGTAGTATATACGGAAGTTTCTTATACGAAGGTGAGCTAGAGAGTGTGAAGCTACCTGTCTTATTTAAACGTTACCCTGTATCACCTATCGGTCTAAAAAGAGATCAATTGAATGTAGTTAATAGTTTCTAG
- a CDS encoding protein-glutamine gamma-glutamyltransferase, which yields MIIVAGMNLEIPPFQLSSKQAEIFHFLKNSKEVHRYVHSRELLFELILRKNMINSAIEMNESEVEFSIFHTSKFNSMYWLKTSRGYILKPNVLPSDAIKDIFLNGKEYGFECTTAIVVIFYYAVLQSIDERAFNWLFNHLLVWDWSYDEDLGIITRIGSDFIPGDVMYFYNPDYDNPVWIGENVVFLGEDKYFGHGIGIGTEEEMIKALNTLRKEGATRSAHLIHQHSRLNFKYLSQFSKQN from the coding sequence GTGATTATCGTTGCGGGAATGAATTTAGAGATACCCCCTTTTCAATTATCCAGCAAACAAGCAGAAATTTTCCACTTCTTAAAGAACAGCAAGGAAGTGCATAGGTATGTTCATAGTAGAGAGCTGTTGTTTGAATTGATATTACGAAAAAACATGATCAATAGTGCTATTGAAATGAACGAAAGTGAAGTGGAATTTTCCATATTTCATACATCAAAGTTCAACTCCATGTATTGGTTGAAAACATCAAGAGGTTATATTCTTAAGCCAAATGTATTGCCCTCCGATGCAATAAAAGATATTTTTCTTAATGGGAAAGAGTACGGTTTTGAATGTACGACGGCCATTGTTGTCATTTTTTATTATGCTGTTCTTCAATCTATTGACGAGAGAGCTTTTAATTGGCTTTTTAATCATCTTCTCGTTTGGGATTGGAGCTATGATGAGGACCTAGGAATTATTACTAGAATCGGCTCGGATTTTATTCCGGGAGATGTGATGTATTTTTACAATCCAGATTATGATAATCCGGTTTGGATAGGAGAAAATGTTGTATTTTTAGGTGAAGATAAATATTTTGGTCATGGAATTGGAATTGGTACAGAGGAAGAAATGATTAAAGCCCTTAATACTTTGCGAAAAGAAGGTGCAACGAGATCTGCTCACTTAATACATCAGCATAGTCGCTTAAATTTTAAGTATTTATCACAGTTTTCTAAGCAAAATTAA
- the ytvI gene encoding sporulation integral membrane protein YtvI: MLKKLIIVIVLCSIGFFLLPYSLPLVFALVTALFLEGLVEFYKNKLRIARVHAVLASFLTYILGLVIIGYHFFTLIIQQTLRLSESTPTFVKDFYRSTILPIMGSLERYLQTLPEEVLNSMENTIESSIASLDAFLQTLFETIISLLTAIPGFLIEFLVYLVALFLFSLELPRLKENIKRHLTEGSLKKASLVINQLTWAGVGFIKAQLFLSVITFVMAFTGLWILGVTNKTLLSLLIVIVDILPILGTGSVLVPWGIVAILQENQLLGVGLIILFGLITIIRRIIEPKVYSSSLGISPLASLVSLYIGFKLIGFLGLFLGPAIVIVYDTLKKANVIKVNYKI, translated from the coding sequence ATGCTAAAAAAGCTTATTATCGTTATCGTTTTGTGCAGTATTGGCTTTTTTTTACTGCCTTATAGTTTGCCATTGGTTTTTGCTTTAGTTACCGCTCTATTTTTAGAAGGTTTAGTTGAGTTTTATAAAAATAAACTTAGGATTGCACGAGTGCATGCTGTTTTAGCATCATTCTTAACGTACATATTAGGTTTAGTAATCATTGGCTATCACTTTTTTACTTTAATCATTCAACAAACTCTTCGTTTGTCAGAGAGTACACCAACTTTTGTAAAGGATTTCTATCGAAGTACTATTTTACCAATAATGGGTAGCTTAGAGAGATATTTACAAACACTACCAGAAGAAGTATTAAACTCGATGGAAAACACCATAGAGTCAAGTATCGCGTCCTTAGATGCCTTCTTACAAACTCTATTTGAAACGATCATATCTTTATTAACAGCCATCCCTGGTTTTTTAATTGAATTTTTAGTGTACTTGGTTGCTTTATTCCTGTTTTCCCTAGAGCTACCTAGACTAAAAGAAAATATTAAAAGACATCTAACAGAGGGAAGTTTAAAGAAAGCATCCCTTGTCATTAACCAACTAACCTGGGCAGGAGTTGGGTTTATAAAGGCTCAGCTATTTTTAAGTGTAATTACCTTTGTGATGGCATTCACAGGATTATGGATTTTAGGAGTTACAAATAAAACTCTATTATCATTATTAATAGTCATTGTTGATATATTACCTATTTTGGGAACAGGCTCCGTTTTAGTCCCTTGGGGAATTGTGGCCATATTACAGGAGAATCAATTATTAGGTGTGGGCTTAATTATTTTATTTGGGTTAATCACCATAATTAGAAGGATCATTGAGCCGAAGGTATATTCGAGCAGTCTAGGGATTTCACCTCTAGCATCCTTAGTAAGTCTATACATAGGCTTTAAACTTATTGGTTTTCTTGGCTTATTTTTAGGTCCGGCTATCGTAATTGTTTACGATACGTTAAAAAAGGCAAATGTTATTAAAGTAAACTATAAAATATAA
- a CDS encoding YjcZ family sporulation protein, which produces MSETFGGYGGGFALLVVLFILLIIIGASWGYGYGY; this is translated from the coding sequence ATGTCAGAAACATTTGGTGGATACGGCGGAGGTTTCGCTCTGCTAGTAGTTTTATTTATCCTTTTAATTATCATTGGTGCTTCTTGGGGCTATGGTTACGGTTATTAA
- a CDS encoding YjcZ family sporulation protein encodes MYGYGYPYSGCGYPAVGGVGYGGGFALIVVLFILLIIVGAACFKW; translated from the coding sequence ATGTACGGATATGGATATCCTTACAGCGGTTGCGGTTATCCAGCAGTTGGTGGAGTTGGATACGGTGGTGGCTTCGCTCTAATCGTTGTACTTTTCATCCTATTAATCATTGTTGGTGCTGCATGCTTTAAGTGGTAA
- a CDS encoding TatD family hydrolase, whose amino-acid sequence MRKIIDSHIHLDKYLDEEIHTMMETLDEVEMLISVSYDLESCKRNSHISKVYPQVKTAFGFHPEQAIGSDKEMADLFQWVYSHFDEMIAVGEVGLPFYLRTSTSWNSSLEPYLELLEEWVKLASKKNLPISLHAIYDDVPTVCSLLERHSIEHAHFHWFKGADTDMDRIIQNGHFISLTPDLFYEEEIQHIAKHFPLSQIMVETDGPWPFEGPFRGRMTHPNMIHQTIKQLSELKAISMEKTYETLYVNTKQFFRL is encoded by the coding sequence ATGAGGAAAATAATTGACAGCCACATCCATCTAGATAAGTACCTAGATGAGGAAATTCATACGATGATGGAGACACTTGACGAAGTTGAAATGCTCATAAGCGTTTCCTATGACTTAGAATCCTGTAAAAGAAACTCTCATATTTCAAAGGTATACCCGCAGGTCAAAACAGCGTTTGGATTTCACCCTGAACAAGCAATAGGCTCAGACAAAGAAATGGCAGACCTTTTTCAATGGGTGTACTCACATTTTGATGAGATGATAGCGGTTGGAGAGGTTGGCCTCCCCTTTTATTTACGGACTTCAACTTCCTGGAACTCCTCTCTGGAACCGTATCTAGAACTACTTGAAGAGTGGGTAAAGCTGGCTAGCAAGAAAAACTTGCCTATCTCGCTTCATGCCATTTATGATGACGTGCCAACTGTTTGCTCTCTATTAGAAAGACATAGTATTGAACATGCTCATTTCCACTGGTTTAAAGGAGCAGACACAGATATGGATCGCATCATTCAAAATGGACATTTCATATCACTTACTCCTGACCTTTTTTACGAAGAAGAAATTCAACATATCGCTAAGCATTTTCCTCTTTCACAGATCATGGTGGAAACAGACGGTCCCTGGCCCTTTGAAGGACCATTTCGTGGCAGAATGACGCATCCTAATATGATTCATCAAACAATCAAACAGCTTTCTGAATTGAAAGCTATCTCTATGGAAAAGACATATGAAACACTGTATGTAAATACAAAACAATTCTTCCGATTATAA
- a CDS encoding ABC transporter ATP-binding protein: MEHLELHNVSFSYRDKPILQNLNLSIKNGEFVTVLGPSGSGKSTIFQLIGGLRAPLTGSIILEGNNITGNRGHISYMPQIPSLFPWRTIIQNVVLGQELQAKKDYEMAMEMLRRAGLLEYRNAFPHELSGGMKQRVAFLRALLSPQPIICLDEPFSALDELTRQEMQLWLLSIWEQYKKTIVFVTHNIEEALFLSDRILVLSDKPARIKQEVTVPFSRPRNEEIMFSEEFLGYKKRIHDFLKVKVGQK, encoded by the coding sequence GTGGAGCATCTTGAATTACATAATGTGTCTTTTTCTTATAGAGATAAACCAATATTACAGAATCTCAACCTCTCTATTAAGAACGGGGAATTCGTAACCGTTCTTGGTCCCTCTGGAAGTGGAAAAAGTACGATTTTCCAGTTAATCGGCGGTCTCCGGGCTCCTCTTACAGGGTCTATTATCCTCGAAGGAAACAACATTACAGGTAACAGAGGACATATTAGTTATATGCCCCAAATCCCTTCCTTATTTCCATGGCGAACAATTATTCAAAATGTTGTTCTTGGACAAGAGCTACAAGCTAAAAAAGATTACGAAATGGCTATGGAGATGCTGCGAAGAGCGGGGCTATTAGAATATAGAAATGCTTTTCCTCACGAACTTTCAGGAGGTATGAAGCAAAGGGTGGCATTTTTACGGGCACTTCTTAGTCCCCAGCCCATCATCTGTTTAGATGAGCCATTTTCAGCTTTAGACGAATTAACTCGTCAGGAAATGCAGTTATGGCTACTTTCGATTTGGGAACAGTACAAAAAAACAATTGTTTTTGTTACCCATAATATCGAGGAAGCACTCTTTCTTTCCGACCGCATACTTGTATTATCCGATAAACCCGCAAGAATCAAACAGGAGGTCACTGTTCCCTTCTCACGACCTAGAAACGAGGAAATAATGTTCTCTGAAGAATTTCTCGGTTACAAAAAAAGGATTCATGATTTTTTAAAAGTAAAGGTTGGTCAAAAATGA
- a CDS encoding ABC transporter permease: MIQKLQKGWRPTFVLLLLFLVWEFTARITEIPTWLLPTPSQIFNELINGWSSVSVHLSSTIRLILLGFVSGVTVGLLTAFILHNIPFLKESLYPLLILSQNIPIIVLAPLLVIWFGFGLLPKLIVITLVCFFPITISAMDGFRQVAPELFHYMQMAGATKRQLFWKLEFPFALPSIFSGLKISATYSVMGAVISEWLGSENGIGVYMTLSSSSFRTDRVFVAIFLIMALSLLFFIMINWLERFIIRWKAEGKNRGAS, translated from the coding sequence ATGATACAAAAATTACAAAAAGGGTGGAGACCAACTTTTGTTCTCCTCCTTTTATTCCTTGTTTGGGAATTCACTGCAAGAATCACTGAGATTCCAACTTGGCTGCTCCCAACTCCCTCACAAATTTTTAATGAACTTATCAATGGCTGGAGCAGTGTTTCTGTACATCTTTCTTCCACCATTCGGCTTATTTTACTAGGCTTTGTTTCTGGAGTTACCGTAGGTCTGTTAACTGCCTTTATATTACATAATATTCCTTTTTTAAAAGAATCTTTATATCCGCTTCTTATATTATCGCAAAATATACCTATTATTGTACTTGCTCCACTTCTGGTTATATGGTTCGGCTTTGGCCTATTACCAAAACTAATTGTTATTACTCTGGTTTGTTTCTTTCCTATTACGATTTCAGCCATGGATGGATTTCGCCAGGTTGCTCCTGAGCTTTTTCATTATATGCAAATGGCAGGAGCAACCAAACGTCAGTTATTTTGGAAACTCGAGTTTCCGTTTGCCCTGCCCTCCATCTTTTCAGGGCTGAAAATTTCAGCGACATATAGTGTAATGGGTGCTGTAATATCTGAATGGTTAGGATCAGAAAATGGGATTGGAGTCTATATGACACTCTCTTCCTCATCATTTCGAACAGATCGTGTCTTTGTTGCCATATTTCTCATTATGGCTTTAAGTTTGTTATTTTTTATCATGATCAATTGGTTAGAGAGATTTATTATTCGTTGGAAAGCAGAGGGGAAAAATCGTGGAGCATCTTGA
- a CDS encoding thiamine-binding protein, which yields MANALVSIQIIPKTKNGENVIPYVDEAIAVIDASGVKYEVHPLETTMEGDLQELFSVITKMNEKMIEMGSSNVISQVKILYQPTGITMDTLTEKYRS from the coding sequence ATGGCAAACGCACTTGTTAGTATACAAATTATCCCTAAGACAAAAAACGGTGAAAATGTGATTCCTTACGTAGATGAAGCAATAGCCGTTATTGATGCGTCAGGAGTAAAGTATGAGGTTCATCCCTTAGAAACAACTATGGAGGGTGATCTTCAGGAACTATTTTCAGTGATTACGAAAATGAATGAAAAGATGATTGAAATGGGAAGCAGTAATGTTATTTCACAGGTGAAGATTCTTTACCAGCCAACTGGTATAACAATGGATACTCTTACGGAGAAATATCGTTCATGA